GATTTCTTTTGCGTTTGCGTTCATTGAGAATGTTTTGAACAACCATACCAATTGCCAACAGAAGAATGATGCAACTGATGGGGCGTGTCAGGAAGATTGTTGCGTCATTGCTGGACATAAGCATCGCACGCCTAAAGTTGGATTCAACGAGTGGGGACAGGATTAGTGCTAGCAAGAGTGGCGGTAGAGGGAATCCCGTTTTTTCCATCAAGTAACCAAGGACCCCGAAGCAAGCCATAATGATGACGTCAAATTCCGAGTTGTTGATGGAGTATGATCCAACAACACAAAGGGCTATAACTATAGGCATTAAAATGCCTTGTGGAATTTGGATAAGTTTGGCGAAGAGTTTAACCGCACCCATTCCAAGAATCAGCATGAAAATATTGGCAATAATAAGAGAAAAGAAAATGCCATAAACAACATCAGGGTGGTCTGTGAAAAGAAGCGGTCCGGGTGTAAGTCCCTGTACCATAAGACCGCCAAGCATAATTGCGGTAACAACATCACCGGGAATACCTAATGTTAACAGGGGAACCAGTGCCCCACCGGTTACAGCATTGTTAGCCGACTCTGTTGCTGCCAGACCTTCAAGGTGCCCGGTGCCGAATTTTTCAGGAGTTTTGGATGCCTGCTTTGCTTTATTGTAGGCAATAAAGGAGGCAATACCCGCTCCGCATGCAGGGATTATTCCTACAAAGGTTCCGATAATAGACGATCTAAGTAAGTTTACTTTATTGTCCCGAATCTCTTTAGCACTGACAATCGCTGAAGCTACAGCTCCTTTCATTTGACTTAAATCTTTTCCACCCAAAATTTCTTCAAGGCGAACAATTACCTGTGAGACAGCAAAAAAGCCAATAAGAGCAGGAACAAAAGAGATTCCGGTAAGCAGGGCCGGTATGCCGAAGGTGTTTCGAATATCTCCCGAAACCGGATCAACTCCGATTGTGGCAAGGAGCAGGCCAAGCAAGGCAGCAAGACAACCTTTGAGCATTGAGCCAGAGGAAATTCCAGAGACAACAGAAAGACCGAATACAGCCAATGCAAAGTACTCTGGGGGACCAAAGGACAATGCGATTTTTGCTAACTGAGGTGCTACGAGCATTAAGGCTAACGCACTGAACAGACCGCCGATTGTGGAAGCAATCGTGGTCATGGAGAGTGCCTTTCCTGACTCTCCCTTTGCCGTCATTTGCGGCCCTTCCATGAGTGTTGCAGCGGCCATGGCGGTACCCGGTGTGCTGACTAGGATGGCTGTTATCGCTCCACCATATACTCCACCAACATAGATTCCGAGCATGGCGCCAAAGGCAACAACTGGAGCCAGATCGAATGTCATTGGAATGAGGAGGGCAATGCCCATTGTTGCAGTAAGACCGGGAAGAGCTCCAAAGGCGATTCCCATGGCTGTTCCTAAGAACGTTGCAACGATAGCAGCCGGTGCAACAGCATTGCCGAGTCCTAGAATGATATGCTCAAACATATTGATTCCTATGTGTTTTACTTATTTTTTGTGCAGGGCTCGGGTGATAGATTTAATGCAAAGCCACGCGATAAATTAAGGAAGAGGCACCTTGAAGACCAAGGTTATGAAGGTATATATGCCGGCTGTGCCGCAAACTGCTGTAAAACACATCCCGACTATTTTTCTGCGACCAAAAAGATATTGTGCACCAATAAGAAATGGAACCGTCGCAATGAGAAATCCGAATGTCAGAAAGCCAACCAGATAAGCAAAGAACAGTAAGATGAAACAAAAAGCTTGAGGGGAAATGTATAGTGAATTGGCTGTTGAAGCTTTCGTTAACAATGCCTTACCAATGAGCCCGCAGGCTCCAACTGCAATAAGTATCAAGAGCAGATTGGGAAAAGAAGCCGGGCCGAAAGAAGCTCCGGGGAGTGGTTTTGGGAGACTGGCTGTGAGCGAAAAACCGAAGAATACAAGTGCCAGAAAAGTCATGCCGGATAGCAGGTCAGTTACGTTTTTCATGTGTAACACTCCAGAGACTAGTGCTTCCTGCCTGCCGCACAGGCAGGAAGCATGTTTAGTTAGTCGCTACTTTTTAGAATTTTACCGAAACTTTTGTATTCAGAACTAATAATGACATCTAGCTCTGGACCGCTTAGGAATCTTGCGGGAATAGCGGCTTTTTCAAAACGACTCTGTACTTCAGAATCATTTAAGGCATCTTTTATGGCGTTTTGGAGTTTAAGTATGATGCCTTCTGGTGTGTCTTTAGGAACGGCAAAGCCAAACCATGTGCCACCAGTGATAGTTTCGTATCCTAACTCTTTGAAAGTAGGGACGTCTGGGTATACTGGGGAGCGTTCATCCCCAGTAATAGCAAGCAGGCGTAGGGTGCCTGACTTGTAGTGTGGGAGATATTCGGAAGCTGTCTGAACTGTGGCAGCAACGTGTCCGCCAAGCAGCGCACTGGTTGCTTCTGCGCCACCGTTGAAAGGAATGTGTTGCATGGAGGCGTCAGGTTGTCTTGAGAGGAAATCGGAGAAGAGCACATGCTGCATTAACCCTGCGCCACAAGTCCCAAAAGTCGTATTGGGATTTCTCTGAGCGTATTCAAGGAGTTGATTGAAATTTTCTATGCCTGAATCGGCAAGTACTGCGACAGCAAATGGGAAAAGAGAAATACGTGCAATGGCGCGGAAATCTTTAGGAGTATTGTAGCCTACGTTTGCCCGGTTGGGAGTAAGGCTACAAGGACCCAAGCAGGTGAGAATCATCGTGTAGCCATCGGGCTTGGCATTTTTAGCTGCCAGCATAGCAACGGCCCCGGCGCCGCCTTTTTTGCTGATGACATTAAACGCCTGTCCCATATTGCGTTGTAACGCTTCGGAGATGATGCGTGCCTGAATGTCAGAGCTGCCACCCGGGGAAAATGGGTTAATGATAGTTACCGATCTGTTTGGGTAGTTATCAATGGCCTCTTGTCCTGCCTGAGCATAAGCAAGTCCGGAGAAGGTAAGGCACAGCGCCAGTATAAGCGAGTAAATGTGGCTCGTTTTCATGTACATAATTCCTCTCTGTAAAATAAAGGTGAGTTCCATGATCTTCTTTGTCGTTATAAAGCAAGGTGTGTTCCGTTCTTGATATGTGGAATGCTATTTTTTATTATTTGCTTTAAATTATTGAGTTTTATTTTACAGAGTGGTGATCTTAAGGAATGGAACACAGTTTTCTTTAAGGTTGAGGATTGGTAATCCTCTTATGTAAGAAGCTAAAAAACGAAAAGCAGGACTTGTGTCCTGCTTTTCGAGAAAATTGCTGAATGAGTTATTGGCGTTTCCATCCAGAACGACGAATGCCGTGCTGCTGGAGGTATTTATATAGCCTACTGCGGCTTAGTCTGGAAATCTCGCATGCCTCGTCGATGTTTCCCATCGTTAGTTCCATTAGTTCAACAAGGTACGTGTATTCCATTTCTTCCGTTACGGCATCACGGGCTGTTTTTAGTGAAGGAAGTTCGCCCGCGGCATTGGGAAGCAATATGGTATTTACCTCATCCGCGATGTGATGAGATGTGTAGTCTTCTGTGTTGTGTGCATCGTTGAAACGTTCTGCTCTTAACATTGTGGGTAGATGTTGTGACAGTACCAGAGGCGATTCTCCTGACCGTTGAACTCCAGCTTCAATAGCATTAAATAGTTCACGAACATTGCCAGGCCAAGTGTAGCTCTCCAACGTTTCAAGGCAGTCCGGGGATGGTTTTTTTGGAAGAATATTCATGTCGTGGCAATAGGTTGTGCAATGAAATTCTGCCAAGAGACAAATGTCATCTCCGCGTTGGCGTAGAGGGGGAAGGGTGATGGATATGCCGTGAAGGCGATAATAGAGGTCGGCACGGAATGTTCCGGCAGTTACCATCTGTAACAAATTACGGTTTGTGGCAGAAATAAGCCGAAAATTGCTGTCTCTTTCTTTTTTACCACCG
This sequence is a window from Halodesulfovibrio sp. MK-HDV. Protein-coding genes within it:
- a CDS encoding tripartite tricarboxylate transporter substrate binding protein, encoding MKTSHIYSLILALCLTFSGLAYAQAGQEAIDNYPNRSVTIINPFSPGGSSDIQARIISEALQRNMGQAFNVISKKGGAGAVAMLAAKNAKPDGYTMILTCLGPCSLTPNRANVGYNTPKDFRAIARISLFPFAVAVLADSGIENFNQLLEYAQRNPNTTFGTCGAGLMQHVLFSDFLSRQPDASMQHIPFNGGAEATSALLGGHVAATVQTASEYLPHYKSGTLRLLAITGDERSPVYPDVPTFKELGYETITGGTWFGFAVPKDTPEGIILKLQNAIKDALNDSEVQSRFEKAAIPARFLSGPELDVIISSEYKSFGKILKSSD
- a CDS encoding tripartite tricarboxylate transporter permease, with translation MFEHIILGLGNAVAPAAIVATFLGTAMGIAFGALPGLTATMGIALLIPMTFDLAPVVAFGAMLGIYVGGVYGGAITAILVSTPGTAMAAATLMEGPQMTAKGESGKALSMTTIASTIGGLFSALALMLVAPQLAKIALSFGPPEYFALAVFGLSVVSGISSGSMLKGCLAALLGLLLATIGVDPVSGDIRNTFGIPALLTGISFVPALIGFFAVSQVIVRLEEILGGKDLSQMKGAVASAIVSAKEIRDNKVNLLRSSIIGTFVGIIPACGAGIASFIAYNKAKQASKTPEKFGTGHLEGLAATESANNAVTGGALVPLLTLGIPGDVVTAIMLGGLMVQGLTPGPLLFTDHPDVVYGIFFSLIIANIFMLILGMGAVKLFAKLIQIPQGILMPIVIALCVVGSYSINNSEFDVIIMACFGVLGYLMEKTGFPLPPLLLALILSPLVESNFRRAMLMSSNDATIFLTRPISCIILLLAIGMVVQNILNERKRKRNLALANKNKRIA
- a CDS encoding tripartite tricarboxylate transporter TctB family protein, which gives rise to MKNVTDLLSGMTFLALVFFGFSLTASLPKPLPGASFGPASFPNLLLILIAVGACGLIGKALLTKASTANSLYISPQAFCFILLFFAYLVGFLTFGFLIATVPFLIGAQYLFGRRKIVGMCFTAVCGTAGIYTFITLVFKVPLP